In Anaerolineales bacterium, one DNA window encodes the following:
- a CDS encoding pseudouridine-5'-phosphate glycosidase, whose product MKHPNVQLSLEITRALGMGAPVVALESTVITHGLPRPQNYELARDMEKQVRDNGATPATIALLDGKIRIGLSNDELVRLSDSESPLKVSHRDFAAAILNKADGGTTVAGTMFAANMAGIKVFATGGIGGVHKESPFDISTDLHSLAEVPTIVVCAGAKAILDLPATLEYLETMGVPVIGYRTNEFPAFYSRESGLGVSTRLDSAREIAEFAKAHWNLGMRSGILVANPIPETDAIPRSVMEPIIARASAEAVKQGVHGQKLTPFLLSLINELTGGKSLKANLALLLNNARLAAEIAGEVSVKKQEWAM is encoded by the coding sequence TTGAAACATCCCAACGTTCAACTCTCCCTTGAAATCACGCGCGCGCTCGGCATGGGCGCGCCGGTCGTCGCACTCGAATCCACCGTCATCACGCACGGGCTGCCCCGCCCGCAAAACTATGAACTTGCACGGGACATGGAAAAACAGGTGCGCGACAACGGCGCGACTCCCGCCACGATCGCATTGCTGGATGGAAAAATCCGCATCGGGCTCTCGAATGACGAACTGGTGCGGCTTTCTGATTCAGAGTCCCCGCTGAAAGTCAGCCACCGCGACTTCGCCGCCGCCATCCTCAACAAGGCGGACGGCGGAACCACCGTGGCGGGGACGATGTTCGCCGCGAACATGGCCGGCATCAAGGTCTTTGCCACCGGCGGGATCGGGGGCGTGCACAAGGAATCGCCGTTTGACATTTCCACCGACCTGCATTCACTGGCAGAGGTGCCCACCATCGTTGTCTGCGCCGGCGCAAAAGCCATTCTGGACCTGCCTGCCACGCTGGAATATCTTGAAACCATGGGCGTGCCGGTCATCGGCTATCGAACCAATGAATTCCCTGCGTTCTACTCCCGTGAGAGCGGACTGGGCGTAAGTACCCGCCTGGACTCCGCCAGGGAAATTGCCGAGTTTGCCAAGGCGCACTGGAACCTGGGCATGAGGAGCGGGATCCTCGTGGCGAATCCAATTCCGGAAACAGATGCAATTCCCAGGTCCGTGATGGAACCGATCATCGCCAGGGCGTCCGCGGAAGCCGTCAAGCAGGGGGTTCACGGGCAGAAGCTGACCCCCTTCCTGCTCTCGCTCATCAATGAATTGACCGGGGGGAAATCCCTGAAAGCCAACCTGGCCCTGTTGTTGAACAATGCGCGTCTCGCTGCTGAAATTGCCGGGGAAGTGTCCGTCAAAAAACAGGAATGGGCAATGTAG
- a CDS encoding SPFH domain-containing protein gives MMRIAFNGIGSVLRTPVGIILLTTAVWHGVLWGMEIPFNPFTSVLIFMVDIAIALFLLDRLIYFFSQFVLPIQKPRDRQEIYSRVKIFETGRRGPTLFVKNGNVIKHEGEADKRGPGVIVLDTASAVVLRTDVEIKSTVGPGIKFTEGDEYVAGSVDLRAQWQFIGPLANEQASVNRRNSRPAQEKRSHDTSDTSGLTRDGFEVSPTISIKFSIKRPIDNRPSESGVTSQYGYDPAAVRNAVTREVIRHGAADNSKSRMDWNNLPAHLVVNIWREYIRKFKMDELFTAQENEISKLQTIEDMINKRVRQSNAMALDDTGLPSGEWVESLEYKQLQARGLEILEVRIHNVLFDPSIEEQQIQQWNAEWMKLAVQEEKFLNEKEALIETAARDESCRNFARIVSQKFDNPLAPMQDTFTTLRDLVEPLKESILAESAANDEREMEIRKLDEIWRWVLDNSLDASNGQGGSG, from the coding sequence ATGATGCGAATAGCCTTCAATGGAATCGGCTCCGTTCTGCGAACCCCCGTCGGCATCATCCTGCTTACGACAGCCGTCTGGCATGGCGTCTTATGGGGAATGGAAATCCCATTTAATCCGTTTACAAGCGTCTTGATTTTCATGGTGGACATTGCAATTGCCCTTTTTCTGCTGGACCGATTAATTTATTTCTTTTCGCAATTCGTGCTCCCGATCCAAAAACCAAGGGACAGGCAGGAAATCTATTCGCGGGTAAAGATATTCGAGACGGGCAGGCGCGGACCCACGCTGTTTGTAAAGAACGGAAACGTGATCAAGCATGAGGGCGAGGCGGACAAACGCGGCCCCGGTGTGATCGTCCTGGATACCGCCAGTGCGGTCGTTCTGCGGACGGATGTTGAGATCAAAAGCACGGTGGGTCCCGGAATAAAATTTACCGAAGGGGATGAATATGTGGCGGGCAGTGTTGACCTGCGCGCACAGTGGCAGTTCATCGGTCCGCTGGCGAACGAACAGGCGTCCGTCAACCGCAGAAATTCCAGGCCCGCTCAGGAAAAACGCAGCCACGACACCAGCGACACCAGCGGGTTGACGCGCGACGGGTTTGAAGTCTCTCCGACGATCAGCATCAAGTTCAGCATCAAACGCCCGATTGACAACAGGCCGAGCGAAAGCGGCGTGACCTCCCAGTATGGGTACGACCCGGCCGCCGTCCGCAATGCCGTCACGCGCGAAGTGATCCGGCACGGCGCGGCGGACAACAGCAAGTCGCGCATGGATTGGAACAACCTGCCTGCGCACCTGGTGGTAAACATCTGGCGCGAGTACATCCGTAAATTCAAAATGGACGAGCTTTTCACTGCGCAGGAAAATGAGATCAGCAAGTTACAAACCATCGAGGATATGATCAACAAGCGCGTACGGCAAAGCAATGCAATGGCGCTGGATGATACGGGACTGCCCAGCGGGGAATGGGTCGAAAGCCTGGAGTACAAACAACTGCAGGCGCGGGGTCTCGAGATCCTGGAGGTGCGCATCCATAATGTGCTCTTCGACCCGTCCATCGAGGAACAGCAGATCCAGCAATGGAACGCGGAATGGATGAAACTCGCCGTGCAGGAGGAAAAATTCCTGAATGAAAAGGAAGCCCTGATCGAAACCGCCGCCCGCGACGAATCATGCAGGAACTTTGCGAGGATCGTTTCACAGAAATTCGACAACCCCCTTGCGCCGATGCAGGATACGTTCACGACCCTCAGGGATTTGGTCGAGCCGCTCAAGGAATCCATCCTTGCCGAAAGCGCTGCAAACGACGAACGCGAAATGGAGATCAGGAAACTCGACGAGATCTGGAGATGGGTGCTGGACAACAGCCTGGACGCATCCAACGGGCAGGGCGGGAGCGGATGA
- a CDS encoding PaaI family thioesterase, which yields MTKKAFQDFYPEYFAHCYGCGSRNELGHQIKSYWDGDESVCHFQPKPYHTAIPGYVYGGLLASLIDCHGTGTAAAAGYRAENRAMDSAPPLRYLTASLHVDYLKPTPLGPTLEIRARVKEVKGRKVVIEEWIMVHGEITVKGEVVAVQVPEEMVTELLKK from the coding sequence ATGACCAAGAAGGCATTCCAGGATTTCTATCCCGAATACTTTGCGCATTGTTACGGCTGCGGCAGTAGGAACGAGCTGGGCCATCAGATCAAAAGTTACTGGGACGGCGATGAATCCGTCTGTCACTTCCAGCCAAAGCCGTATCACACGGCCATTCCCGGTTACGTCTACGGCGGTTTGCTGGCTTCATTGATCGATTGTCACGGCACGGGTACGGCCGCGGCGGCGGGATACCGCGCCGAAAACCGCGCCATGGACAGCGCGCCGCCCCTGCGCTATCTGACCGCCTCCCTGCATGTGGATTATCTCAAGCCCACGCCCTTGGGTCCCACGCTCGAGATCCGTGCCCGGGTGAAGGAGGTGAAGGGGCGCAAGGTTGTGATCGAAGAATGGATTATGGTACACGGGGAAATTACGGTGAAAGGCGAGGTGGTGGCAGTGCAGGTGCCGGAGGAGATGGTCACTGAATTGCTAAAGAAATGA
- a CDS encoding CoA pyrophosphatase translates to MLPLTAEYISQKLREAQVDSIISQEYAEMAVKPETRLKCAAVLVPLTHYKDEWHMLFTRRTDRVESHKGQVSFPGGACEADETTPEQTALREAEEEIGMHPADVQVIGRLSRMVTVSSFRVSPIVGVIPWPYAFRVAGVEVARVFTIPLLWLANRNNYWEFSLRESDRSLIAYHPYDGELLWGATARMTVNFLKTLDLI, encoded by the coding sequence ATGCTCCCACTGACCGCTGAATACATTTCCCAAAAATTGCGCGAAGCACAGGTGGATTCAATCATCTCACAGGAGTACGCTGAAATGGCGGTGAAGCCGGAGACCCGCCTGAAATGCGCCGCGGTGCTCGTACCGTTGACACACTACAAAGACGAGTGGCACATGCTCTTCACGCGCCGCACGGACCGCGTCGAATCACACAAGGGACAGGTCTCCTTCCCCGGCGGCGCATGTGAGGCTGACGAGACCACGCCCGAACAAACCGCCTTGCGTGAAGCCGAGGAGGAAATCGGCATGCACCCCGCCGATGTACAGGTCATCGGGAGGCTCAGCCGAATGGTAACTGTCAGCAGTTTTCGGGTGAGCCCGATCGTGGGCGTCATCCCCTGGCCGTATGCCTTTCGAGTGGCGGGGGTTGAAGTGGCGCGCGTCTTCACCATTCCCTTGTTGTGGCTCGCCAATCGTAACAATTACTGGGAGTTTTCCCTGCGCGAATCAGACCGCTCCCTGATCGCCTACCATCCCTACGACGGGGAATTGCTCTGGGGCGCAACCGCGAGAATGACCGTGAATTTTCTGAAAACGCTCGATCTCATATGA
- a CDS encoding 50S ribosomal protein L25 has translation MDKVVLKAVRRDVVGKQVKALRRAGQLPAVIYGRHLEPISISLEAHSTGLIMNKLTSSTLVTIELDGKEYPTLVRERQRNYIKGNLTHVDFLAVDLKENIRATVSVHFVGISPAVKDYNGVLVKNLEKLEVECLPTDLPERITVDISILKQIGDGIRVRDVDVALSDKIVVLNDQDEMVAVVTAEKVEEAVVTPAVEVVAAEGAAPELSVERGKKDEESEEK, from the coding sequence ATGGATAAAGTTGTATTGAAGGCTGTAAGACGTGACGTTGTCGGCAAGCAGGTCAAAGCCCTGCGGCGCGCAGGGCAGCTGCCCGCGGTGATCTATGGGCGTCATTTGGAGCCGATCTCGATCTCGCTGGAGGCGCACAGCACCGGCTTGATCATGAACAAGTTGACCTCGTCCACTCTGGTGACGATTGAACTGGACGGCAAGGAATACCCCACACTTGTGCGCGAACGGCAGCGCAATTACATCAAGGGCAATCTTACCCATGTGGATTTCCTGGCTGTCGATCTCAAAGAGAATATCCGCGCCACTGTGAGTGTTCATTTTGTGGGTATTTCCCCCGCCGTGAAGGATTACAACGGCGTGCTGGTGAAAAACCTTGAAAAACTTGAAGTGGAATGTCTGCCCACCGACCTGCCCGAGCGCATCACCGTGGATATTTCCATCCTCAAGCAGATCGGCGACGGAATCCGCGTGCGCGATGTCGACGTCGCCCTTTCGGATAAGATTGTCGTTTTGAATGACCAGGACGAAATGGTCGCCGTGGTCACTGCCGAGAAGGTGGAAGAAGCCGTTGTAACACCCGCTGTTGAAGTTGTTGCCGCGGAAGGCGCAGCCCCCGAGCTCAGTGTGGAACGTGGTAAGAAGGATGAAGAAAGCGAAGAGAAGTAA
- a CDS encoding PHP domain-containing protein, giving the protein MPISLEFHCHTNASQDSLTRPQDLIRAARRRGIDRLVITDHNSIAGARAAQLLDPQLVIVGEEIMTTRGEILAAFVQERIPAHLTPAETIQRLKEQGAFISVSHPFDELRKGGWREKDLLEILPHVDAIEIYNSRCILPHFNRRAREFAIRHGLAGTVGSDAHAAFEVGRSLMLLDQFEGPQGLRMAIREARYKVRWSPPWFHLASRYASIRRKFQPPGPP; this is encoded by the coding sequence ATGCCGATTTCCCTCGAATTTCACTGTCATACGAACGCCTCGCAGGATTCCCTCACGCGCCCGCAGGATTTGATTCGGGCGGCGCGCCGCAGGGGGATTGACCGCCTCGTTATCACCGACCATAACTCCATTGCGGGCGCACGCGCGGCTCAGCTCCTGGACCCGCAGCTGGTCATTGTTGGCGAGGAGATCATGACCACGCGGGGGGAGATCCTGGCGGCCTTTGTACAGGAGCGCATCCCTGCGCATCTCACCCCCGCGGAAACCATCCAACGCCTGAAGGAGCAGGGTGCGTTCATCAGTGTCTCGCATCCGTTTGATGAATTAAGAAAGGGCGGCTGGCGGGAAAAGGACCTGCTCGAGATCCTGCCGCATGTGGATGCCATCGAAATCTACAACTCGCGTTGCATCCTGCCGCATTTCAACCGCCGCGCGCGCGAGTTTGCGATCAGACACGGCCTGGCCGGTACTGTCGGCTCGGATGCGCATGCCGCATTTGAGGTGGGGAGGTCGCTTATGTTGCTGGACCAGTTTGAAGGTCCGCAGGGGCTGCGCATGGCGATTCGCGAGGCAAGGTACAAGGTCAGATGGTCGCCGCCGTGGTTTCACCTCGCATCACGATATGCGTCCATCCGAAGGAAGTTCCAGCCCCCCGGCCCGCCTTGA
- a CDS encoding SRPBCC family protein — protein sequence MKNEFKISETFNASAETIYRAWLSTEGHTSMTGSPAKMNGTLNGDFTAWDGYIWGMILELQENRKIVQAWRTGEFPENAEDSHVEVLFEEANGTTKITISHSNIPEGQMENYRQGWEDFYFKPMKEYFG from the coding sequence ATGAAAAACGAATTTAAAATTTCCGAAACGTTCAACGCCAGCGCCGAAACAATATACAGGGCCTGGCTATCCACCGAGGGACATACGTCCATGACGGGCAGTCCCGCCAAAATGAACGGCACGTTGAACGGCGATTTCACCGCCTGGGATGGCTACATCTGGGGAATGATCCTGGAATTGCAGGAGAATAGGAAGATCGTGCAAGCCTGGCGCACGGGGGAATTCCCCGAAAACGCCGAAGACTCGCATGTGGAAGTTTTATTCGAGGAGGCGAATGGCACAACGAAGATCACGATCAGCCACTCGAACATCCCCGAGGGCCAGATGGAGAATTACAGGCAGGGCTGGGAGGATTTCTACTTCAAACCGATGAAGGAGTATTTTGGATAA